Part of the Ignavibacterium album JCM 16511 genome, TTTAACTTTTCAATTGACGATTGTGTAGATGGGTGCTGAAACATATTTGTATTCATCGCAGGTGCAATGAGATAAGGTTTATCAAAATTATAAGCAAGAAATAAAGATGTAATAAGATTGTCAGCTAATCCATTAGCCATTTTGTTAATTGTATTTGCGCTGGCCGGTGCAAGAATAATCAGATCTGCCCACTTCATAAGTGTTATATGATTCATCATTTCGCCATCCTGAAACTGATCAGTTAAAACTTGTTTGGATGTGAGTCCTTCGAGTGTAGCCTTTCCTATAAATTGCAGGGTAGATTGTGTTGCGATGGTTTGTACTTCAAAACCATTCTGAACAAGTTTTGAAATCAAATATGCACTTTTATAAGCAGCAATTGATCCGGATATTTGAAAAAGAATCTTATATTTTGACATTATCAATTAACCTCACTTTACCAAGATAAACTGCAGCAAATATTCTATTGCCGATTTTTTCAACATATTCAACTTTAAATCCTTTCCTTTTCAGGTTGTTTTTGATTTGCCTGATCGGAATACCTGATGAAAGAATCTTGGGAAATTCTGCGGCTAAAAGTCTTTCTTCTTTCGTAAGCCTGAGATTCCTTGAGCTCATTGCTAAACCATCTTTTTCTCTGACGGTTGGAACAGACACAATCTTTATGTTCATAAAAAAACTATTAACCATTCCTTTTATTAGTTGTAACTGTTGAAAATCTTTCTCTCCGAAATAAGCTCTCTGTGGTCTGACTAAATTAAAAAGCTTCATAACAACTGTTAAAACACCTTCAAAATGCCCGGGTCGGTATTTGCCACAAAGTATTTTGCTAAATTTTGATTCTATTACTTTATAAGTGTAATCATCCGGGTAAAGCTCTTTATAGGTCGGATGAAACAAATAATCGACTTTAAGCCGTGTTAAAATTTCAATATCGTTTTCTAAAGTAATGGGATAATTTCTTAGATCGTTTTTGTTATTAAACTGTGTGGGGTTAACAAATATTGAAACCACTGTTAAATCATTTTCTTTCAATGACCTTTCAATTAGCGCAATATGTCCATCATGCAACGCTCCCATAGTAGGAACGAATCCAACTGATTTATTAATAAAAGATCTACTCTCTCTGATTTGTTTCCACTCAGATATTTTTTCTACTATTATCACTAAAAACCTTTTGCCTGATAATTAATAACTCTCTTTTGCTGAAGGAAAATTCTTTTGCTTAACATCTTTATCATACTTATTCAAAGCATTTTTAACTAAGTCATAACCTTCCATATACTTTCTGAGAAACCTTGGATTGAAGTTTTTTGTAAATCCGAGCAAATCCTGAAGAACAAGTATTTGACCTGATGTATATTTACCAGCACCAATTCCAATAGTGGGAACAGATAAGTTATTAGTAATTAATTTTGCCACCTTTGCTGGAATCATTTCAAGAACAATCGAAAAACAACCGGCATCTTCTAACTCTTTTGCATCATTTAAAATCTTCTCAGATGAATTTTTATTGACACCTTGAAGAGTAAATCCACCCAAAGAGTTAACACTTTGTGGTGTCAGTCCAAGGTGTCCCATTACGGGCACTCCGGATTCTACAATATATTTTATAAGTTTAATGGTTGAGCCAGCGCCTTCAATTTTAATGGCATTTGCACCGCACTTCATAAAATCATCAACTACATTCATTGCAAACTTTTTGCCTTTCCGATGGGCAAGAAACGGAAAATCGGCAACAAGTAGTTTATCTCCTATTCCTTTTCTGACTGCAGAAATATGATAAAGCATCATATTCACATCAGCATTAATTGTTGTTTCATATCCATGCATAACCATTGCGGCGCTATCTCCCACAAGAACTGCATCTATGTTTGTTTCCTGAACGATCTGTGCCGACCAATAATCATAACAGGTAACCATAGAAATAGGAATATTTAATTGCTTTTTCTTTTGAAACTCAAGTATACTTTTCAAAAATTTTCTCCTTCAGTTTAGAATCATAAAATTCAACAAACGATAAATAAATATTTTTCATCGGATCATCTTCTAATGCTTCAAGATGTCTGGAAATAGTTTTAATGTCTTTTCTTTGAAGAGGACCTGTTAAGGGATTATCGGAAGTAGCAATGTTTTCAGCAATTTTCTGAAGATATAAGTATGATGATTCCTTCGGAATACTAAGTTTGTTTAAGTAATCAAAAAAACTTTGCCAGAGTATAGTGGTGAAATTTCCGCTCATCACACAGAAAGCGTGATATAATGCTTTTTGTTCTGCAGGAATTTGAAAAGAAGTATTAGAAAGCTCGGGGAATAATTCCCGAAAACTCTTTCTTCCTGCCTCAGTGATGAATGTTATTTTACTATAAGTTTCCGGATCATACAGATTTTCACCAAATGTTATTAATGGATGAGCCGACTCTGCATCTGGTAAAGAAAGCAGTCCTGAGAAATGAATAAAGATTTTATTCTTTAACACACCGGATTTTTTCTCGAATATAAACTTTCCTATTTCATCATCTTTAATGAGAACAAGTACTTTTTCTGATTGACGAGCAAGCCTATCAAAACTCTCAGATGAGCTTCTAGTCCAGACCAAAAAAGGAATTTTTAAAGACTGGAAGTAAAATTGGATATGACGGGAAGCTTTGCCATTTCCAACAATGAGGTATGTTGTTTTCTTGTTATTAGGTACCTGTCCCAAAGTGATCAAGTCCGATAAAAATATTTATGATTTTTCTTTCGAGTCGCTTTCTGATAACAGATAAGCGCTATATCTTTATATAAAAAATATAAGTTGATCAGATATTAAACAAGATAATAATTTCAGATTATGTTGTGTGCTTATCGTACTGAAAGAGACTTAAGTTTAATCTATGACCAGGACAAGATAGTCTTTTAGTTTTTTTGTATTCTTAAAAATCAGTTTTAAGGTCTTAATTATTCTGAAATTTAATATGTTTTAATAATATGAAAATTTTATTAACCGGCGCTACAGGATATATCGGAAAAAGATTACTGCCTGTTTTGATTGAACAGGGTCATGCAGTTGTTTGTTGTGTACGTGATAAAAACAGATTCCCTTCAGATGGAATTTATTCTCATCCGAATGTTTCCGTCTTTGAAGTTGATTTCTTAAAAGAAATTTCAATTTCTGATTTAGTTAAAGATATAGATGCAGCTTACTATCTTATTCATTCAATGAGTTCAAATGTAAAAGACTTTGGCTCGCTTGAAGAAACATCCGCAAACAATTTTATAAAACTTGTTAAGCAAACTTCCGTTAAGCAAATTATTTATCTCGGCGGAATTACAAACGAAGAAAAACTTTCAAAACATCTTGCTTCAAGAAAAAGAGTTGAAGAGATGTTAAGTAAAAGCGGAATACCACTCACATCAATTAAAGCCGGAATAATTGTCGGCTCTGGAAGTGCATCATTTGAAATTATCCGAGACCTTGTTGAAAAGCTTCCTGTGATGATTACTCCCAAATGGCTGAACACAAGGCATCAACCGATTGCAATAAGAAACATTTTAGAATATCTGACAGGAGTTTTACTTAAACCCGAGACTTTTAATAAATCTTTCGATGTTGGCGGACCGGATGTTTTATCATACAAAGAAATGCTTTTACAATTTGCCGAAGTAAGAGGATTAAAGAGATTTATTTTTACTGTGCCTGTAATGACTCCAAGACTTTCATCTTACTGGCTTTACTTTGTTACATCAACATCATATCTGCTCGCAATAAATCTCGTTAACAGCATGAAAGTTGAAGTTGTTGCAAAGGATAATGAGCTTGAAAAAATGCTTGGCATAAAACCAATATCATACAAAGAAGCTGTGCAGCTTGCATTTCAGAAGATTGAACAGAACAATGTTATATCAAGCTGGAAAGATTCACTAATATCAAGCTATTCTAATAACTCATTGCTTAAGCACATTAACATTCCAATCAACGGATGCTTTATTGATAAAAAAGAAAAAGAAATTACCACAAGTATTGAGCAGGTGCTTGATAACATTTGGTCTATTGGCGGCGAACGAGGTTGGTATTACGGCGATTGGCTTTGGTACTTGCGCGGATTTTTAGATAAACTTGTTGGCGGTGTTGGATTACGAAGAGGAAGAACAAATAAAACAGAAATTCACACGGGCGACACACTTGACTTCTGGCGTGTACTTGCTGCTGATAAACAAAACAAAAGATTATTGCTTTATGCTGAAATGAAACTGCCCGGTGAAGCGTGGCTTGAGTTTAAAGTTATTAAGAAGAATGGAAAAAACTTCTTGCAACAAACCGCAACCTTCCGTCCAAAAGGATTGCTTGGCAGATTATATTGGTATTCAGTTCTGCCATTTCACTTTTTTGTGTTTGATGGAATGGCTGAAAAGGTTGTTGGATACGAAAATTGGAAATATTAAAACGGGCTTTGACCCTTTATTGTCAGGATTGATGTTAGAATTAATATGTTTTTCAGTTCTGAAAAAAATATTCTAACGGTAAAAATAATTTGGAATATTTGTTTACAATTTCATAATTTTATTAAAAATAAATTTACCTGTTAAATAATTTATCAAAATACTTTCCTGAAGATTTAACGGAATTACTATTTAAACCAGAATTATAAATAATCAAATATCCTTTTTCTCATAAAATCCGAAGAATTTTATAGAACTCTTTTACTTTGATTTTTTTACAAACCGTCTAACTAATAACAAATCATAGTCTGAAAGGAGTACAACAGATGGCAATACTTCTCACAACAATAGTTAAGGGGCAAACATCGGAAGGTTATGATCAGGTTTCCACCTTTCTCCACGAAGCTGTTCGGAAGTCACCAGGTTTCATCCTGCATTGTTCATATTCATCAGAAGATGGTTGGGTTGTTTTAGAAGTATGGAATTCCAAAGCGGAAAGTGATAAGTTTTTTTCAGAAAATGTTGCCCCGAATCTTCCGAGAGGTATCGTACCTAAGCGTTCATATCAAGAATTGCATAGTGTTGTTACTCCGAATATATAAGCAACACATTTGCAGACAATTTTCCCGGTTTGATTGATTTTAATTCTTTTGGTAACAAACATTCACTGAATCATTAGTCGGTTTAGTCTGGTATTGAGCTCTGCCATTTAACTTTTATGTTTTTTATGGAACGGCGGAAAAGGTAGTAAGATATTAAAGCTAAATACTATCAAAAGGACTTTTGATTTTCTTCACTGATATGGGATTAATATGTGTATAAATTTGTGTGGTGGATAAATGTTTATGACCAAGCAATTCCTGAATAAATCTTATATCGGTTCCATTATCAAGCAAGTGCGACGCAAAGCTATGGCGTAAAGTATGCACTGAAACTTTTCTCCTGATATTTGCTTTTTCTACTGCATTATTAAAAACCTGTTGAATACTTCTTGCAGAATATTTTCCGCCCTCCTGTCCTTCAAATAAAAAAACTTTCGGTTTGTATTGCTTAAAATATTCGCGAAGTAATTCCAACAACTTTTTCGAAAGCATTACCATTCTATCGTTTTTACCTTTTGCATTAACAATTTTTATTGTCATTGAAGATGAATCAATATCATTAATCTTCAGATTAATAACTTCAGAAATTCTTAAACCGCAGGAATAAATTGTTGAAATAATTGCCCGATGTTTTAAGTTGTTAATTGAGTTAATAATAGTTTTAACTTCATCAGTAGTCAAAACATTTGGCAGGTTGTTTGGTTTTTTCATTTTGATAAAAAAATCAAAATCTGTATTTTTTCTTAGTACATCAAGAAATAAAAAGCGAACCGAAGCGAGAGCTTGCTTCATCGCTGAGTAAGAAAATTTTTTGGTTTGCTTCAGGTAATCAAAATAATTGACCAATACTGTTGAATTTACTGAAGAAACTTTTGATGAACTAACATAATCGAGAAAGAGATTGAGATGATGAAGATAAGCTTTTTCAGTTTTGGATGAGTAATTTTTTAAATGAAGCAATTTGGAATATTTATCAATTAGTTCGGCTCGTTTCATAAAAAACTCTTGGATATTTAAAAAATCTTATTCGTAATAACTTATTTTTTTAAGTTATCACGCAACAAAAATAGCATTTTAAAAAGGATATACGCAATATTGCTTAAAGAATTTTGTTGGCGGCAAGTTTAGGACGACAGTGCATAAACGAACTGACCTGCAAAAAATGAACAATAGCAAATGACAAGACAAGAAGCAGAAACAATTTTACAACGGACTTTCAAACTCCCGAAGTTCTATGACGAACAATGGCTGACTATTGACAAAATCCTAAAAGGCGAAAAGGTTCTACTTATCGAAAAGACAGGTTTTGGCAAGTCACTTTGTTTTCAATTTCCAGCGACAGTTTTCAACGGCACAACAGTTATATTTTCTCCTTTAATCGCATTAATGCGTGACCAAGTCAAAAAGTTGACAGCTCTTGGCATTTCAGCAAAGTGTATTAATAGTGAACAGACATCTGAAGAAAACACACAAATAATAAATGAAGCTAAACAGGGCAAAATAAAAATCCTATACATAGCACCCGAAAGACAAGAAAACAGCGAATGGATTGAAGCTACTCGACAAATGAACCTATCAATGGTTGTAGTTGATGAAGCACATTGCATTTCAGTTTGGGGACACGATTTCCGACCAACATTTAAAAGAATAATTAACCTTGTAAAATTGCTTCCTAAAGGACTACCTGTTTTAGCAACTACTGCAACAGCCACAAAAAGAGTTGAGCTTGATGTTGCCCAACAAATTGGCAACAACATATCAACAATTCGCGGGAACTTAATGCGTGACAATTTCAAATTATTTGTTGTCAAAGTTTCCTCTGAAGATGAAAAATTAATTTGGCTTGGCAAGAACTTAAATAATCTCCCAGGTTCAGGAATTCTTTACACAGGAACAAGAGTTGATACCGAAATTTACTCCAAATGGTTCGAGAATCTAAAAATATCATCTACCGCCTACAATGCAGGTTTAGATGCAGATTCTAGAATTGCAATAGAAAACGGATTAATGAGCAATAAATGGAAATGTATTATTTCAACTAACGCATTGGGAATGGGGATAGACAAGCCCGACATTCGATTTATTATTCACACTCAAATTCCACAATCCCCGATTCACTATTATCAAGAAATTGGCAGAGCAGGTAGAGATGGACAACCTTCATACATCATTCTGTTTTACAATCCCGAAGACCGAAAATTGCCTGAAGCATTTATTGAAGGTGGAAGACCAGCGATAAAAAAATATGAACGGGTTATCAATGCCGTAAAATCCGAATTACTTGGTGAGAGAGATTTAATGAAGCGAACGAACTTGAAACAAAATCAAATTAGAGTAATTAAAGCCGACTTGATTGAGCAAGGAATAATCCGTGAAGTAATGATTGGGAAAAGTAAAAAATTTGAATTTGTCCCAAACTCTCAACCTCTAAACACAGAAGCATTTGAAGAATTGAGAAATGCTAAGTTGGCAGACCTTGAAAATATGATTGCTTATGTTGAAACTGATAAATCAAGGATGAAATTCTTATGCGACTATTTAGGCGATAATTCTAATCACACCTTCAACAATTGCGATAATACAGGAGAAAAGAAAATTACTGTATCTGTAACGTCTGAATGGACAAAAAAACTTCAAAATTTCAGAGAAGATTATTTCCCTGAACTAGAAGTTGAATCAAAAGGTTTAAATATCGTAAACGGAGTAGCTGCATCCTATTATGGCGTTTCAAATGTTGGTGCAGCATTGCACCGTTCAAAATATGAAAAAGGTGGTGACTTTCCTGATTTTTTATTAAAGTTGGTTTTAAAAGCATATCGCAAGAAGTTTGGTCAAGAAAAATTTGACTTGATTCTTTATGTTCCACCCACTTCATCGGGTGATTTGGTAAGAAACTTTGCGGTTAAAATTTCACAAGTATTAAAGTTCCCAATCTCCCATAATCTTGTGAAAGTAAGACAGACCAAAGAACAAAAAGTATTTGAGAATGGCTATCTAAAGACAGACAACGTAAGAGGTGCTTTCACGTTTTCAACTCCGAATGACATAAAAGGAAAGAGTGTTTTGCTAATTGACGACATCTTTGATAGTGGTGCAACAGTGAAAGAAATAGGTAGAGTATTAACTAACTTTGGAGCAGTAAAAATTGCACCTATTGTAATCGCAAGAACAGTGGGTGGAGACATCGTATAAAATGGAAAAAGAAGATGCAACATATTGGATAGCATTGGCACATTTGCCAAGATGGGGTTATTTGAAGATTAATAACCTCATTATAAAGTTTTTTCACGAAAACAAGATTTCTATTGAAGAGTTTTTTCAGTTAAATGAAAATACTTGGAGAGACCAATATCAGTTAGATGAAAAACAGGTTTCAGATTTAAGACAAGCCAAATCTGAGTTAGCAAGCAATGCTTTTTTAGCTGAATCATATTTCAGTCAAGGTTTTGAAATTATTCCAATCACTTCACCTGAGTATTCAAAGACATTAAAAGCTAATTTAAAAGCTGCCCACGCCCCTGCTGTTTTATATGTAAAAGGCAACAAGAAAATCCTAGAAGAAAAGTCTATCGCAATTGTTGGTTCAAGGGATGCGTCAGAAGCTGCTTTAAAGTTTACAGACAACATAGCAAAACTTGCGAGTAAGGAATTTAAAGTTGTAGTAAGTGGCTTTGCTAAAGGAGTTGACAAACAAGCATTGGATTCAGCAATAAACTATAAGGGACAAAGTGTTATAGTATTGCCTCAAGGTATTATGACATTCAGTTCAGGTTTTAAAAACTACTACAAGCAAATAATCGATGGAGATGTATTGGTTTTAAGCACATTCTTTCCAAAAGCTCCTTGGAAAGCAGAATTAGCAATGGCACGGAACCCAATTATTTACGGACTCGCTGATGAAATTTATGTTGCTGAATCAGCAGAAAAAGGTGGGACTTGGTCAGGTGTTGTTGATGGTTTAAGGAAAGGCAGAAAAATCTTTGTGAGAAAACCTGAACCAAACGAAAAAAACGCTAATAATCTTTTGATTCAGAAAGGTGCAATCCCTGTTGACTTTAATGGGGTTGAGTTGCCAAAAACCTATGACACAACAAATACTGAACAAATATCTATTGTTCAAGAACCGGCAGACAATGAATCACTCAAAGCCAAAGTTCGTGCTGCTTTTAACGGCAGACCATTAAGTGCAAAAGAACTTCTTGCAAAACTAAATCTCGGTTGGACGACACAGAAGTTGAACAGTTATTTAAAGAAATTAGATTTTATCGAAGTAGTAAAAGAAAAGAAAACAAATTTATACAAACTAAAAGGGACAACAGACACAACACAAACAACACTTTTTGTTTAGACAAAAAAGAAAACCAGCCGCCAACAACGGTTTGGCGTAATGGCGGGTGCAGTGCTTCGTATGACAGTTTTGTGGTAGGTTCAAGTGCAGTTCTTCGTTTGAACATTTGTGCTAAAAATCCGCCACTACGCCAAGCCGCAAAACGTTAGTGGTCATTGTAAAAGACGACTACTACAAAAAGAAAATTTGACTTTTGACAATGGAGAACAACAATAACAAAGCAATTAAAACAAACGGACAAGGAGCAACACCCTTTACCCAAACTTATTTTCACTGGACAAAGGCGGACTTAAAAATTAGCGACCTAATTCAAGTGGGGTTCAATTATAACTTTTCACCCAATTTGGCAAAAATTATCACCCAATTTGGCAAAAAATTTTTTGGCTTTTTTAGATAATAATTTGACTTTATATCCCTATTGAGTCGGTTAAAATGTGCCATTTTGTCATATCGCTTGTTCGCTCTCTATAAGATAATCAATTGTCATTAGATCAATCACAGACAGACCTATTTTATCCAGGTCGGAAAGGGCCAGCTTGGGACTGTCAAAGTTGATCTCTACATCCAAAAGTTTGGAAATTTCTTGTTGGAATTCTTCTAAATTATTTTCCTTTACTTGGATTTGTCCATCTTCTCTTTTTTCCCCATATTTTTCCAATAATTTAATTCTCAGCGACTCAAAAGTCTCTAATTCTTTCTGGACCTTTGGAATAAATTTAGCTAGCATATATGCCTGCTTAATAGGTAGTTTATCGCTGTTTGAAATCTTATTCAATACACTAATAGAATTTACTATTTGTAACAATTTTATACCCATTTAATTATCCTTTCTTGATGAAATTTTTGTCATTTCAAACTTACTCAATTTATTTTTTAATTTAGCGCTGTCCATTGTGGAACTCCATTATTGTTTATATCATAACATTGGTAAGTTTTATTGTCGCCTGTTTTAATGTACATATCGCCAAGCTCAACATCTTGCGTTGGAGCGCTTGCTAACCTTCCGTGAAACCTTACAACCGGCTTGCTTCTTACCTTCAAAATAGGAATATTTAATTCGGCGTATTGGTCAAACAGTTTTATGTAATTATCAGGTGAATTGTACATGTACAAACCCTTTTCATTAAGCCAGGTTTTGTAGTTTAAGTAAACCTCCATTGCAAAATCGCTTATATCCATATCATATGGATAATATGTTCCGGTTTGCCCACCACCAGAAAAACAATATTCAATATAAGCAGCATAAAAGTTTGGAATGTTGCTTGGCAAGGCAAATTCAACTCCACTTGATAAATCAATTGTATAAGTTCCGGTTAAATCATCTGCAATAGTTTGTTCGTATATGATTTGTCGGTAAATCGTTCCAAATGAAGAATTGTAATATCTTATTGCCAATTGAAATAAACCGCCTGAGTATGCAATCCCTTCCTGTCCAAGTGTAAAATATATTTTACTTTTGAACCGTATTTTTTTACCAATTAAATAAATGTCTGAGTTATACATATTTCTTGTAAGACGATAATCCCAGCTATCACATTCATTTGTAATTTGGCAACTAAAGTAATTTGTTGATTTAACTAAATCAACTGAGTATGAATTATTTAACCTCCACCAATAACCAATAATAACCCAAGCACTGTCACTTGGATTTAGATTGGAATAACCGCCAAGCACAATTGTATTTATATTTGAATATGAATTGCTCATTGTTCCATAAGTGAAGCTGCCTATTTTTATTTTGTCGGTGTCAACTACAAGCCCTTTCATACTTGCAGACGCTTCAAGGCTTACAATACTGTTTGATAGTTTAGTTGTGTCAAAACTCCAACCACTAATCTTATTTGTTGAGCCAAGCTGAAATACTATATTTGCGCTGGTGTCGGTACCCTCAAGCCCAAACCAATTGCCCGAAGTTTGATAGCCAAGTTTAACATACCTTTGGTAATTTGAACCATAAGCAATTACAACTGAAGCTGTGGAGGTTGCGCTTATAGTAAGTCCATAAGCAGGACTTGATGTAGGTGTTCCACTTGTTAGCTTGTAGATGTGGTCGGGAATAAAATTCCAACTTGCAATTTTATTTGTTGAACCAAGTTGAAATACCAGGTTATTACTTGCATCTCTTCCTTCAAGTCCCCAAGAGCCTGAATTTGTATAAAACATTTTAACTTTATTTGAGTTAACTCCAACCGAATTAGTGCTTGCATTCAATTCAATATTAGTGGATTTATAAAATTTACTTGCGTCAAAATTCCAGCCAGCAATTTGTGTAGTGTTATTGCTTAATTCAAATAAGTTTGAACTTCCTTGTCGAAATGAAATTCCATAGTAACCTGTATAATTACCTGCACCATCTTTAATATTTCCAAAAGAAATAAAAAACGGTGTACCAATAACACCAATATCATAGTTCAAATATGCACCAATAGCCAAGGCGCCACTATCAGCAACTAATTCAAAATTTGTTTCATAACCATAACCATCTTGTACTGTTGGACTTACTAATTTTGAGGAATCTATTGTCCAACCAGCAACCCATCCACCTTGTTCAGCGTATATTTTGCCTCTTAAATAGGCATTTGACTTTGCGTATAAACCATATCCTGATAATGCACCAAAAAAAGTGTCTGTTATTCCGGTAAGCTTACCAATTCTTGTTTTTATTTTATTAGCACTACTCCAGGCGCTCCAGCTGTTTACTCCGTCAGCTATATCAATATATGGAGCATTGGAATCATCACTTGTTAAATATACACTTCCCTGCCTTGAAGTGTTGGAAGTGTTTCCTACTCTTACACATAAGTCATTTTTATCAATTGTACCATTTCGATAAATTACACTTGCAGTAACAGTTGTACCAGTTACATTTGTTACTTGACACACTATTTGCTTCACTATTGTGGTTGAGTCCAATCGCACTCTTTGCACAAGAATAATATCATTAACTAAAAACGGACAGACATTGTGACCTTCCGGGTCTTCAAAAGTGATGGAATAATTTTCAGGGTCTCCTGGTGTCAAAGTAGCGGATAAAACCTTTGCGCTGCTTGACACAAATAGCGAACCATTTGTAGCCCTTATTTGGTTGATGATAAGCTCATAAACTCGCATTGTACCTCTAACCGTTAGGTCGTCAAGTTCAAGGTGCGTCCTTCCAGCAGTAGTAATTCCTTTATCAATGCGCCAACCTGCTCCAGTCCAGCCGGAAGCAAAAGGATTTGTACCGATTGATTTATTACCAAATTGTTCGATGTTTGCATAAAATTGATTTGTACCCGATGTGCTTTTTTGTTCGAGAATATTATCAAGTGTAAGCTTATCGGTAAAACGTCCCGTGCCGTTTATATCTATTTTATAGCTTGGTGTTGAAGTACCAACCCCTATTTGTGTGCCGTCAGTATAAATGATTGAATTTGATAATATCGTTGCAGTTTTATAGGGCAAATAACCATTTGTTAATCCTGTCAATATAAGGTTAACAAACTGCGGAGAGCTTGAAATTGAAATATCCTGTATAGTGTTTAATTGATTTGAGGTTAATTTTAAGTTGGTTGTATTATATCCTAATCCAAGCGTTCTATCGACTGTTAAATTGCCACCTCCAGTTAGAGGATAGCTTGTATTTATAGCTCTATCAGCTCTTACTGCATTGCTTGTTTTAGTTCCAGCATTACTAATAATTAACTGTGAAAATGTAGGAGTAGAGGTTATAGCAATATCTTGTATGGTATTTAATTGATTTGTAGTTAGTTTCAAATTAGTTGTATTATAGCTTAATCCGATTGTTCTGTCGGCAGTTAAGTTTCCGCCGCCGGTCAA contains:
- the panC gene encoding pantoate--beta-alanine ligase, coding for MIIVEKISEWKQIRESRSFINKSVGFVPTMGALHDGHIALIERSLKENDLTVVSIFVNPTQFNNKNDLRNYPITLENDIEILTRLKVDYLFHPTYKELYPDDYTYKVIESKFSKILCGKYRPGHFEGVLTVVMKLFNLVRPQRAYFGEKDFQQLQLIKGMVNSFFMNIKIVSVPTVREKDGLAMSSRNLRLTKEERLLAAEFPKILSSGIPIRQIKNNLKRKGFKVEYVEKIGNRIFAAVYLGKVRLIDNVKI
- the xerA gene encoding site-specific tyrosine recombinase/integron integrase, whose amino-acid sequence is MKRAELIDKYSKLLHLKNYSSKTEKAYLHHLNLFLDYVSSSKVSSVNSTVLVNYFDYLKQTKKFSYSAMKQALASVRFLFLDVLRKNTDFDFFIKMKKPNNLPNVLTTDEVKTIINSINNLKHRAIISTIYSCGLRISEVINLKINDIDSSSMTIKIVNAKGKNDRMVMLSKKLLELLREYFKQYKPKVFLFEGQEGGKYSARSIQQVFNNAVEKANIRRKVSVHTLRHSFASHLLDNGTDIRFIQELLGHKHLSTTQIYTHINPISVKKIKSPFDSI
- a CDS encoding SDR family oxidoreductase encodes the protein MKILLTGATGYIGKRLLPVLIEQGHAVVCCVRDKNRFPSDGIYSHPNVSVFEVDFLKEISISDLVKDIDAAYYLIHSMSSNVKDFGSLEETSANNFIKLVKQTSVKQIIYLGGITNEEKLSKHLASRKRVEEMLSKSGIPLTSIKAGIIVGSGSASFEIIRDLVEKLPVMITPKWLNTRHQPIAIRNILEYLTGVLLKPETFNKSFDVGGPDVLSYKEMLLQFAEVRGLKRFIFTVPVMTPRLSSYWLYFVTSTSYLLAINLVNSMKVEVVAKDNELEKMLGIKPISYKEAVQLAFQKIEQNNVISSWKDSLISSYSNNSLLKHINIPINGCFIDKKEKEITTSIEQVLDNIWSIGGERGWYYGDWLWYLRGFLDKLVGGVGLRRGRTNKTEIHTGDTLDFWRVLAADKQNKRLLLYAEMKLPGEAWLEFKVIKKNGKNFLQQTATFRPKGLLGRLYWYSVLPFHFFVFDGMAEKVVGYENWKY
- a CDS encoding RecQ family ATP-dependent DNA helicase — protein: MTRQEAETILQRTFKLPKFYDEQWLTIDKILKGEKVLLIEKTGFGKSLCFQFPATVFNGTTVIFSPLIALMRDQVKKLTALGISAKCINSEQTSEENTQIINEAKQGKIKILYIAPERQENSEWIEATRQMNLSMVVVDEAHCISVWGHDFRPTFKRIINLVKLLPKGLPVLATTATATKRVELDVAQQIGNNISTIRGNLMRDNFKLFVVKVSSEDEKLIWLGKNLNNLPGSGILYTGTRVDTEIYSKWFENLKISSTAYNAGLDADSRIAIENGLMSNKWKCIISTNALGMGIDKPDIRFIIHTQIPQSPIHYYQEIGRAGRDGQPSYIILFYNPEDRKLPEAFIEGGRPAIKKYERVINAVKSELLGERDLMKRTNLKQNQIRVIKADLIEQGIIREVMIGKSKKFEFVPNSQPLNTEAFEELRNAKLADLENMIAYVETDKSRMKFLCDYLGDNSNHTFNNCDNTGEKKITVSVTSEWTKKLQNFREDYFPELEVESKGLNIVNGVAASYYGVSNVGAALHRSKYEKGGDFPDFLLKLVLKAYRKKFGQEKFDLILYVPPTSSGDLVRNFAVKISQVLKFPISHNLVKVRQTKEQKVFENGYLKTDNVRGAFTFSTPNDIKGKSVLLIDDIFDSGATVKEIGRVLTNFGAVKIAPIVIARTVGGDIV
- a CDS encoding DUF2520 domain-containing protein; its protein translation is MVWTRSSSESFDRLARQSEKVLVLIKDDEIGKFIFEKKSGVLKNKIFIHFSGLLSLPDAESAHPLITFGENLYDPETYSKITFITEAGRKSFRELFPELSNTSFQIPAEQKALYHAFCVMSGNFTTILWQSFFDYLNKLSIPKESSYLYLQKIAENIATSDNPLTGPLQRKDIKTISRHLEALEDDPMKNIYLSFVEFYDSKLKEKIFEKYT
- the panB gene encoding 3-methyl-2-oxobutanoate hydroxymethyltransferase, giving the protein MKSILEFQKKKQLNIPISMVTCYDYWSAQIVQETNIDAVLVGDSAAMVMHGYETTINADVNMMLYHISAVRKGIGDKLLVADFPFLAHRKGKKFAMNVVDDFMKCGANAIKIEGAGSTIKLIKYIVESGVPVMGHLGLTPQSVNSLGGFTLQGVNKNSSEKILNDAKELEDAGCFSIVLEMIPAKVAKLITNNLSVPTIGIGAGKYTSGQILVLQDLLGFTKNFNPRFLRKYMEGYDLVKNALNKYDKDVKQKNFPSAKESY